DNA sequence from the Dreissena polymorpha isolate Duluth1 chromosome 3, UMN_Dpol_1.0, whole genome shotgun sequence genome:
GGATGCAAAGTGTCATGTCAGACTGGGCTAAGGAAGACACCTGATGGATGCCGTGTCTGCAAATGCAAGCCGAGTACGTATCAGACTATATTGCAGTTTGATGTATATCACACATgctatatttaaccctttcccactcagatgcaaaAAGAAAATGGCTCAATGTtcaaagagcataaaaccagaacagcctgtgagtaactcacagtctgttcaggttttatgctgtttgctgctcatccatatctaagggttgaaaatgaagcatttaaaacttgaataaagtaagaaaggtctttaattaaatttaacgttCTAAGGCACTGCAATTGCAGTTTGATGTATTTAACACAGTCTAATTAATGGTATGaggttttattgtattttactggTTTGGAAACTGTAGTTTATACTGTGTGAAACTGTTTACAGGCATTGTTCCTTGATATATGTGAAATGGTTCAAGTAAACTGGTCAGTTTACTTCCAAATAATTCTACTGTACAAACTGGTGTATGACACATAGGTTTTGCTTCCAATATcacaatatcactttaaacaactTAGTGTGTTTTATTAAATACTATAATAATGTTGATAGAATATCCAACTATTGCACAACTTACTCCAAATTGCATGTTCAAGACTATCAGCATAATGAAATGTTTGCAATTAATATGCATACACAAATGACAGAAAAATATTCAGATTAGCATTTTAATAACACCTTTCAAAAACAACCATCTTAAATCAACTATTTTTACCCAAAATGTACCCTCTGAATAGCTGACATTTCCCACTTCCAACCTTCAGGTACCTGTGTCACGGACTGTCCGTATGGGTACATGTATGATGAGCTAGGACAGGAGGTCTGTGAGTGTAATATACCGCCAGACCACTGCCCCACCCTCAACAACTGCCCTAAACACTGTAGTCATGGTTATCGGATTAGCAAGGGTGGCTGCCCCAAGTGTCGCTGCAACAAGTGCCCTGTGTTGACCTGTGAGAAGGGTTGTCACCTTGGTTACCACACAGACAGGTTGGGCTGTCAAGTCTGTGAATGTCAAGGtaattttatgattgtttttttcTGCATATAGAATTCAAACTGTTACAATTTGGCTATGATGGCCTACACCAGTGCACCATAAATTGTATGGACCACTTGATCATATCGTTATGTTGCTGTGGTTCCTGGTATTTATTGGCGAGAGGATACGAGTTACCATACAAAAGAACCTTCTTTAAGTAAAAACAGTAGGACAACATTGGAATTGTTAAAACATACACACTATACTAACTATAAATGTCCTAATTTCTTTAAGTATTCAAGAAGTGCCAAACATTAACAAGAATGTCAGAATATTCAGGAAAGGCCAAACATCTGCCAAGAATGGCTGAAATAATAAGCCAGATTGAGATGTGAATGCAGTAATTAATCATTTGCTTTTAATATATTGTGGAGAAACCAAAAGTCTGAAAAATTCCTACAGATGATGTCAcaattttttttgtctttttatggCTTTACTTTGCAAACTAAAGCTCTTGACAATGCCAGACTCCCAAAATATTGCTTGGTAATTGCTCACCAGATTGCATAATAACCCTTTTCCAATCAGAAGCAAGTTGAAAattgctttgtgcaaacagcataaaaccagaacagcctgcgagtagctcgcagtctgttcaggttttgtgctgtttgctgctcatcagtaactaagggttggaattgaagcctttaaaacttgaatctagtaagaaaggccttcaattaaaattaactttctgAGGAACTACAAAtttgtcaaaatacgtatctatgcgGTAAAGGGTTGATAATTAGCTAGCAGAAAATTGATAATATAGCTATGATGTTCATGATTGCTAGATAATTTGTAGATATACTTTGGGAGAAAAACTGTACTGTGAACATGTCTGAGTTCCATCCTGGCCAGTCGTGGACCACTGCTGATTGTCGGATGTGTGTGTGTCAGACTGATGGATCAGTGGCGTGTCATGCCATCAACTGCCCCGTGCAACATTGTCTGGTACTTGTCAACAAACCTGGGGAGTGCTGCCCTGTCTGCCTCAGTATGTTCCTCATACCGGTCTGCCGAAGTATAAGAAGCATTGTATCACTTTGTTAAATTTTGAGCAAAGTTGCTTTTCAAATTATACTTAATTTATTACTTTGAATGATTTCTTGCAAAAAAATGTGTTCTGTAAATGATAATTTTTCTCCATTACTGTTAGCCAATATTCACATTTATATAGAACACCCACCATGTATCTGAAATGCTCTCTTTACACATTACAGATATGTCTTTAATCCCAAAGGATGGTGCATTAAAAATCGATGTTACAGAAACCAGTAAGTCAGCAACCTTTGCTTAAAAATTTGTTTCATTTCTATTTTTGCAAAGTTGACTTGGTTTGTATATTTGTAAGAACAAATACTACTAAGTATATGACTGGTAATCCAAGGGACATAATtcaacacattcaaaagtttaaAGAAGAAATTTACCTCCCCTGGTACAAATCAAATGTAACAAAGCAACATTTTAACTATTTATGTTAAGTAATCTTAGAAAGTCTTACAAAATATCACCTGCTAACAAAGTTTCACAGCGGTATATAGAAGTCACACTGTTGGTAAGTACTTTTCTACGTCTGTTGGTTTTCAGAAAGAATATAATGTTATAAGTTTGTGCAGTGAACTTCTTGTACATTTGTCAAGCAATTGAATTGATACATAAAGTAAGCATTTGTTTGCATAAAACATTCTTAGTTTTTGGAACAAGCTAATTCTAGGTCCTTCAAAatgaattgaaacttgaaatatttcaTATCATGAAGAGTAGACATGTAAGACTCCTCTTTAATGGCCAGTTATCCAAGGGTTTCTGAGTTATGTGACCTTGAACACAGCAGTAATCCAAGGGTTTCTGAGTTATATGGCCTTGAACACTGCAGTAATCAAAGGGTTCCTTAGTTATGTTACCTTGAACACAGCAGTAATCCAAGGGTTCATGAGTTATGTGACCTTGAACATAGCAGTAATCCACAGGTTCCTGAGTTATATGACCTTGAACACAGCAGTAATCCACAGGTTCCTGAGTTATGTGACCTTGAAAACAGCAGATATCAAAGGTTCCTCAGTTACCTTGAGCATAGCAGTAGTCCAAGGGTTCATGAGTTATATGACCTTGAACACAGCAGTAATCCACAGGTTCCTGAGTTATGTGACCTTGAACACAGCAGTAATCCACAGGTTCCTGAGTTATGTGACCTTGAACATAGCAGTAATCAAAGGGTTATGAGTTATATGACCTTGAACACAGCAGTAATCCACAGGTTCTTTAGTGCTGTGACCTTGAACATAGCAGTAATCCACAGGTTCTTTAGTGATGTGACCTTGAACATAGCAGTAATCCACCGGATTACGAGTAATCTGACCTTAAACATAACAGTTATCCAAAGGTTATGAGTTATCTGACCTTAAACATAGCAGTAATCCACAGGTTCCCCGAGTCATGTGACCTTGAACATAATAGTTATCCACAGGTTATGAGCTATGTGACCTTGAACATAGCAGTAATCCACAGGTTATGATTTATCTCACCTTGAACATAGCAGTAATCCACAGGTTCCTGAGTAATATATGACCTTGAACATAGCAGTAATCCAAGGGTACCTGAGtaatatttgaccttgaacatagcagtttttatgcaattGGTGTTCTAAGTTTGTGGAGTGAGCTGCTTCAAGATTGCTTTCTTTATTTACTTGAAAATTGAAATGTATTGTCATTATGAAGTGGAGAGTTATGTGCCTTTGAACTGATACCTTTTTTGCTGAATTATTCACTGTTTAATCCGAACTATGCTACTACGTTTTACTTGCCAAATTTCTATGTCAGCTTTTGCGTAATTCTTTGGTTCAAGTAAACATGCAACATCGCTCTTTCACTGTTTCTTCTATAGTTATTCAATGGAAACTTCTTGTATGTTCAAGGTCATTGTGTAAATTTGCTAAACAATCCTTTAAGGTGAAGGGTGGGGATGCAGTTTGAAGTTCAGTCTCTGGTACACACTTTCTGTTGTTTTCAGGTACAGTTGGTGTTATGGTGAGAAAGTCAGAGCTGGTAGAGCTGGAGAGAAAGTATGTCGTCTCGCTGGCGGTCGTGGGCTCTATGCTCATAGTGCTGCTCTTGCTTGTATTCTTGCTGCTCTACTGCAAGCTGAAGCATCGTGCCAGCTGGAGCCTGGCCCACACACACGAGCCCTTCTGCAGGTGTCCCACTTTCATGGGCCAGTCATCCATGCAACATACCTACACCATCAAACCTGATCTACCAGATAAACTGGCGTATGGGCCAATACTTGTGCAGAAATATCAACCGCATTTCCTGGAAGCTTCTCCTAAATCAGACTCTGACGAGCGCAAGATCTTCATTGACAAAGAGAACGAGGATGATACATTAAAAGATCTCTTAAATGAAACTAATCAGACAGAAATAGAGTCAAACTGTAAATTCAAAGTATGGCAGAGTGCTTAAACATGCAACAATATTTACAAGCAAAGTAAAACATTGTGCTAGCAATCTCAAGTAGTGTTGACTGAAGTATTTACTGGTAGCTATAAAACTTAGCTTTAAAAGCAATGAgcgttttaaaataaaactttatgaacaaacatttattttatttcacctTGTTATTTTCCATATGTTAAAACctatttttaatcaaataaagcttgactggtcattgttggctcaggtactacttaaatgtacccccgGTACggaaaaatatactaaaacgtttGTGGACATAATAACGCTAAATTGGTTGTTGttagctttttttcaaattaattatattcaaatttatgtcaatattttgtaaagtggcttttatattattgaaactcTTAGTCAAAAAAGAATGTTGAGGAAGGTTTTATTCAAAGTGAATTGCGTTTCATATTGCTTagagcgttttacgacatcggattttgggcaggAATAAAACTTGGGTACAGTATAAATTGGTCGGGTAGGTTTTAGTATATTTtgtgtacccagggtacattttagtttacttaaCAGTAtctggggtacatttaagaagtacccgatcctacaatgaccaatcaagctcaaATAAATCTACTTAAATAACAACATTCctagcaaatgttcaatttactGACATGCATAATACTTTAGCAAATAGTGTTctcttataaatattttttttcaatgattGAATGTCAGTTTTGTGTACATATTGCTTTCAACTGTATTTATGATTTCCATGACTTTTGCTTATAAATTGTTGTATAGAATCTTGATTGTGTAAATATGTCACTTGAAAAGAAAGTGGACCATAGGTATGTCCTCAATGACAGTGGGTACTACATCACATCAAGTCCCAGCCAGTGGACCATATTTATGTCCTCAGTAACAGTGAGTACTACATCACAACAAGCCCCAGCCAGTGGACCATATTTATGTACTCAATGACAGTGAGTACTAGAACACAACAAGTCCCAGCCAGTGGACCATATTTATGTCCTAAATGACAGTGGGTACTACATCACATCAAGTCCCAGCCAGTGGACCATATTTATGTGCTAAATGACAGTGGGTACTACATCACATCAAGTCCCAGCCAGTTGACCATATTTATGTCCTAAATGACATTGAGTAATACATCACATCAAGTCCCAGCCAGTGGACCATATATTTGTCCTCAGTAACAGTGAGTACTACATCACATCAAGTCCCAGCCAGTGGACCATATAGATGTCCTCAGTAACAGTGAGTACTACTTCACAACAAGTCCCAGCCAGTGGACCATATTTATGCCCTCAGTAACAGTGAGTACTATATCACATCAAGTCCCAGCCAGTGGACCATATTTATGCCCTCAGTAACAGTTAGTACTACATCACATCAAGTCCCAGTCAGAGGGCCATATTCATGTCCTCAATGAGAGTTGGTACAACTTCACAACAAGTCCCAGCCAGTGGACCATATTTATGTCTTCAATGACAGTGGGTACTACATCACATCAAGTCCCAGCCAGTGGACCATATTTATGTCTTCAATGACAGTGGGTATTACATCACAACAAGTCTAAGCCAGTGGACCATATTTATGTCCACAGTAACAGTGAGAACTACATCACATCAAGTCCCAGCTAGTGGACCATATGTATGTCCTCAGTAACAGTGAGTACTACTTCACAACAAGTCCCAGCCAGTGGACCATATTTATGCCCTCAGTAACAGTGAGTACTACATCACAAGTCTTAGCCAGTGGACCATATTAATGTGCTCAATGACAGTGAGGACTTCATCACACCAAGTCCCAAAAAGTGGACCATTTTTATGTCCTGAGTGATAGTGAGTACTAGAATACAACAAGTCCTAGAAAATTGACCATATTTATGTCCTCAGTAACTGTGAGAAATACATCACAAGTCCCAGCCAGTGGCCCATATGTATGTCCTCAGTTACAGTGAGTTCTAAATCACATCAAATCCCAGCCAGTGGACCATACTTATGCCCTCAGTAACAATGAGTTTTAAATCACATCAAATCCCAGCCAGTGGACCATAGTTATGTCCTTGGTAACAGTGAGAAATACATCACATCAAGTCCCAGCCAGTGGACCATATTTATGTCCTCTGCGACATTGAATACTACATCACATCAAGTCCCTGCCAGTGGACCATATTTATGTCCTCGGTGACATTGAATACTACATCACATCAAGTCCCTGCCAGTGGACCATATTTATGTCCTCAGTGACATTGAGTACTATATCACATCAAATCCCAGAAAGTGGACCATAGTTATGTCCTCAGTAACAGTGAATACTACATCACATCAAGCCCCAGCCAGTGGACCATATTTATGTCCTCAATGACAGTGGGTACTACTTCACAATAAGTCCCAGCCAGTGGACCATATTTATGTCCATCGGTGACATTGAGTAATACAGCACAACAAGTCCCAGGAGTGTTCTggacaaatacatttttttctaatcCTGGTATCTCAAAGAATGGATggatacattttttatttcataaatgggtgtgttacacattttaaaattttcTTCAAACAATACCAAATCTATTCATGACTTCTAAGTGTATAAAACTGCTTTTATGGTGCGATGTTGGCTTAAATCaatgacatttttagctcacctgagaacaacatGCTCATGATGAGTTTTTGGGATCACCTTTTTCTGTCCTTTTGTGCTTCTTAAACAtgtaccttgttaacactctagaggacacatttattgtcaaattttcataaaaacttggtcagaaaataaagtttcatagtgaaactgggtcatgcgagaTACAAAAAATAAGGTCactaattaaagaaaaagctagTGTTACTTCTTAAGTCAAATTTATAGtagaatcttcatgaaatttggtcagaacattttgtaAAATGATGTATGAGctgtgtttgaaaatgtttttttttctttaaaagacaTTGCCAACAGGGGACAGGACAGATTTTTATCTATAGctattgttaaaaatgttcatCGCTAGAAGTAACATTTCGAGTCCAATCTACataaaacttgttcagaacataaTGTTCCAATAATAGCTTggattattttgaaaaatgtttgttctttgaaaaaacatggctgccagggggcggcaTAGTTTTCCTTCTTTGACCTTAGTGAAAACTTGTCAATACTTAAGAAGTGAAAAGGAaagaccaattttcatgaaactttgtcaaaacatttgttctaatgatagctaggcaaagttaaaaaaatggttGTGGTTCATTGAAAACATTGTTGCCATTAGTCGGGGCAGATTTCCATATATAATTAGAGCAAAACactgtaaacactctagaagccacattgtAAGTCCAATTTTTattaaacttgttcagaacatttgttcaaataatatctTGGCAGAGTTTAAAGATGGTTCTATTTCGTTCAAAAACATGTCTGTATTGGCCACATTCTTAATTAAGcttgtttaaaacatatttcCCAACCAAAATCTGTACTGAATTTAAAACTGGGCTGCATACTGTAAAAAGTTTATTCcgaagttcaaataaaaaaaaggcTTCTAAACATTCTACAAGTCccttttttgtccaatctttttGATACTTGGttataacatttgttctaatgatatctcagccaagtttgaaaatggttctggccttttaaaaagaaatatgacaGCCAGAGGGTGGGAATGTTTTCCTTTGATGGCTGTAGTGAAGACTTTTAAAATActaaatactctagaagtcacattataaGTCCATTCTTCAATAAACTTGGTCTGCAAATTGAAACTTTGTCATGTGAAGTATTAACTTAGGgtcaaattgaagaaaaagctTGATATCACTCTTGAAGGAATGTTTctggtcaaatcttcatgaaacttggtcagttcATTTGTTATAATGGTATTTCAGCcgaattcaaaaacaaaaatgcccgtacaaattcaatattttttgtcatattttatttttatataagccAAATCATGAAAATAATTCCCTCTCGTTTATTTGgcttttataaatttgtttttaacacatatcttgtttttgataaaatatgtcattGTTATTTGTTGCAGCTCATCTGGGCACTTGGTGCTAGTGGGTAGCTTTTATGATACGGTGTTGTATGTTGTTTGCCATTGCTTATGAGCTTCAAAAATATTCTTCAATTAAACAGCAATGGTTAAATGTTTAATACAAGATACTCAAGACACTCAAGATAAACAAAGTTGGCTTCCAGCAGGGTCAGAAGCATGATGAGAATTACGTTGTGCTTCGGACACTGCCCTAAGTCAATGTAGTGTTGGCTTGATCGAAAATGTTAGTATCTCAACGCtgaaaattcacatggaatatattgtcacagaaaaaataaaaacaggcattttgtattgttaaatctgttaccataccacatctagcttaTAGGCTATtaccataaggaacactgattttttatgatttttatgcccccttttcgaagaaaagattgcatatagtgatcggactgtccgtctgtctttccgtcacactttgcgtttaggtttgaaaaatgactaacttctatgtcccttgagatataaccttcatatttggtatgcatgtgtatatggacaaggcctttccatacgcacaaatttttttacccctgtgaccttgacctttaacttagggtccatgtttaggtttcgaaatctgctttgtttcgaaaaaagctcattacttctatgtcccttgagatataaccttcatatttggtatgcatgtgtatatggacaaggccttcccatacacacaaacaattttagccctgtgaccttgaccttgaacttaggttccgcgtttaggtttggaaatctgcatttaggtttcgaaaaatgctcacaacttctatatcccttgagatataaccttcatatttggtatgcatgtgtattcggacaaggcctttccatacgcacacaaactttgacccctgtgaccttgactttgaacttagggtccgcgtttaggtttcgaaatctgcgtttaggtttttaaaaaagctcataacttctatcaagcgtttataggtcgcataagtcatcctatggtgacagctcttgttcaaagtattcattgattttaaatgtttatggggataaaaatacaaaaacacagtTGATACAGCAACATAACAAAATTTACACATAAAAGGTTATTTTTTTCGTGTCTCAGGTAAGCGACCTAGGGACTTTAGGCCCTCTTGTAACTGGAATTATTTTTATGCGGCTAAAGTTTCATAAACTGTCTGTAATTCCGTCACGGGGTCTGTGCGTCAGCACTTAATTGTTCCTTTTTAATGATAACCCAACCAGTTTTTATCATGTCATCACCAAACTGAAAGGAAAATGTTTATTAGCATAAAGTAAAGACAAACTTCATTAACTACCCAAATATCACCAGGCACATTGAAGTTATCCTAGGTCATCAAGTCGATTCTTAGAAAAACCTTAAGACATAGTTATGtctcaattttaatgaaattttgtcaaaatactTAGGCAgaatttgaatctgggtcacgttCGTTCAAAAACTAGATAAATAAGTCAACCCTTTGAAAGAGCTTGTTAAAACACGAGTCATACAAAAAGCTGATGTAGCATATGAGGCAAGCCTTATTTGAATTTAAAACTCCCTGCGTTTCATCTGTGTGCTATATTTGTTCAAGGTTAGGTTATTGTTGTGCCATCTTTCAAAGAAGATGGCATTAAGTGTAAGTCTGTATGTCTGTGCAAAGTTTCCTGTCTCAACCATAACTTTGCCAGatatatattgatggatttttagataactttgcacaaatgttcaccatcatttggcTCTACGGTCAACAGCTTGGAAccctgtctcagccataactttcatatatatttagggaattttaaataactttgcacAAAAGGAAATCATTATAAGATTACTAGTCTCAAGCAACAACTGTCTCCCTTCCTCAAAGGTTAAGGTAACCTGAAGAGGTCAAAAGTCAtataaaacagatttaaaatTCCTGTCTCCGTCATCACTTTGCCATATCTTGATggttttatgctcccccaaaaataaaggagcatatagtcgccgcttcgtctgtccatgtgtgcgtctgtccgtccatgcacaatttttgtccgggctatttctcagcaactaatgacagacattaaatgaaactttatgggaagcttcactaccaagaggagatatgcatattatcagcagttTCTGGTCgtttgatttttcacagagttatggccctttgaaatttttgaaattttccattaactgtacatatagtgcaattcatgtacgggctatttctcagcaactaaggactggaattcaatgaaattttatgggaagcttcactaccaaaaggagatgtgcatattatcagcgggttctggtcggatgattgttcacagagttactgccctttgaaattttctataaaaaaagttCTTGTCCCcccaaactactgtgccctcaagatgttaccttttatctgaatatatagtgcaatattgtgacaaaaaacctttggggagcatcaccagtctccgacggtttcttgttataatAACTTGGCACATATACAATCCATCTTAATACGACAAGTTGAATGTAAAACTTTTCTCCGTACTGCAAAACTGAAAACTGATTACagatatataaaaataacaagaagCTTTAAACTGCATGCAAGTAGTTAGGTTAGAATGACTAACAAGCATGTAATTATTATGAATTTTCTCCATTTGTTGAGTTCAAAGAGAATTATAATACTTTATTTGTTTACACATTAATGATTCTCGAGGTAATGCAGCATTAGCTAAAGAATAAAACACCAAACTTAATACTTGAATGGAGAATTGAATACATGGACAGTACAAAGTGAATGGCAAATAATTGAACACCTGATGATTATTTCTTATGTCTTGATGGGTGTTGTTTTCTTCTATCAGTCAGAATATTTGAAAAGGTCTGAAATTAGTCTATGGAAATGTGTTATTGAAAgattaaatacaaaaatgtgaaaatatgaCCTGTAAGTGTGTCCTTAGGTGGCTTAATTTTAAGGAAATCATCATTTAATTTGTTAGAGCTGTATTAAGATTTAGGTTCTTTATACTATAAGCATAACTTTCCTGAGCTCATTACCACAGTAGAGACCTCAGTTTTGGCTTAATATTAAACACAAATTGgtaagaatgttcatcttgacaatatctaggccaggtttgaatctgggtcaatttggtttcaaaaaaaaacatgttactaGGTCAGATACTATAAAATTCTAGTTACTATTACTGTCATGTACACTGATGTGCCTCTGATTCACAATATGAATGATGTTGTTCTGATTTACAATATACCCTGGTAAATGATGTTGATTGCTGATGTTCTAATGTAGTACTTGATTTTTATGCTGCCCCaaatttttgggggggagcatatagtcgccgctttgtctgtccgtgtgtccgtccgtccgtgcaaatTTTTTTTTCGGGACATATTTCAGCAATtaatgacgggaattcaatgaaactttatgggaagcttcactaccaacaggagatgtgcatattataagccagttatggtcggatgatttttcacagagtaatggccctttgaaattttctataaactgtacatatagtgcaactcTTGTTCCccaaactactgactggaattcaatgaagctttatgg
Encoded proteins:
- the LOC127873842 gene encoding cysteine-rich motor neuron 1 protein-like isoform X2, with protein sequence MSAARAKCGNAMAPMFLKQTQGYGLNVISPDCDASECDSIVTHHCPSDSVLVYNSTQEDDACCKITYECRCNMASCKIPKCFPGHTPQILRHSNHRPGSCCDLYQCTMRGCLSEGQVYKNSETWREGDCVMCQCVNGSKQCQAEMCVTTCHSPRYVPGRCCPICEAPSVYPDQSSSQCPSLAGCKVSCQTGLRKTPDGCRVCKCKPSTCVTDCPYGYMYDELGQEVCECNIPPDHCPTLNNCPKHCSHGYRISKGGCPKCRCNKCPVLTCEKGCHLGYHTDRLGCQVCECQDILWEKNCTVNMSEFHPGQSWTTADCRMCVCQTDGSVACHAINCPVQHCLVLVNKPGECCPVCLNMSLIPKDGALKIDVTETSTVGVMVRKSELVELERKYVVSLAVVGSMLIVLLLLVFLLLYCKLKHRASWSLAHTHEPFCRCPTFMGQSSMQHTYTIKPDLPDKLAYGPILVQKYQPHFLEASPKSDSDERKIFIDKENEDDTLKDLLNETNQTEIESNCKFKVWQSA
- the LOC127873842 gene encoding cysteine-rich motor neuron 1 protein-like isoform X1, which produces MKVATYSRLHYRSVSALLLSLIISCVFASSPAFDLCTCNILTCTIPDTCAHGLVLDQCGCCMTCARGVHESCGGGPDGPGVCGQGLLCVVGAQPGDLVTGNERGTCQVISPDCDASECDSIVTHHCPSDSVLVYNSTQEDDACCKITYECRCNMASCKIPKCFPGHTPQILRHSNHRPGSCCDLYQCTMRGCLSEGQVYKNSETWREGDCVMCQCVNGSKQCQAEMCVTTCHSPRYVPGRCCPICEAPSVYPDQSSSQCPSLAGCKVSCQTGLRKTPDGCRVCKCKPSTCVTDCPYGYMYDELGQEVCECNIPPDHCPTLNNCPKHCSHGYRISKGGCPKCRCNKCPVLTCEKGCHLGYHTDRLGCQVCECQDILWEKNCTVNMSEFHPGQSWTTADCRMCVCQTDGSVACHAINCPVQHCLVLVNKPGECCPVCLNMSLIPKDGALKIDVTETSTVGVMVRKSELVELERKYVVSLAVVGSMLIVLLLLVFLLLYCKLKHRASWSLAHTHEPFCRCPTFMGQSSMQHTYTIKPDLPDKLAYGPILVQKYQPHFLEASPKSDSDERKIFIDKENEDDTLKDLLNETNQTEIESNCKFKVWQSA
- the LOC127873842 gene encoding cysteine-rich motor neuron 1 protein-like isoform X3 → MISPDCDASECDSIVTHHCPSDSVLVYNSTQEDDACCKITYECRCNMASCKIPKCFPGHTPQILRHSNHRPGSCCDLYQCTMRGCLSEGQVYKNSETWREGDCVMCQCVNGSKQCQAEMCVTTCHSPRYVPGRCCPICEAPSVYPDQSSSQCPSLAGCKVSCQTGLRKTPDGCRVCKCKPSTCVTDCPYGYMYDELGQEVCECNIPPDHCPTLNNCPKHCSHGYRISKGGCPKCRCNKCPVLTCEKGCHLGYHTDRLGCQVCECQDILWEKNCTVNMSEFHPGQSWTTADCRMCVCQTDGSVACHAINCPVQHCLVLVNKPGECCPVCLNMSLIPKDGALKIDVTETSTVGVMVRKSELVELERKYVVSLAVVGSMLIVLLLLVFLLLYCKLKHRASWSLAHTHEPFCRCPTFMGQSSMQHTYTIKPDLPDKLAYGPILVQKYQPHFLEASPKSDSDERKIFIDKENEDDTLKDLLNETNQTEIESNCKFKVWQSA